AATCTCTTCAGGTGGAACTGTTAGATGAGTATGTGTGGAATCTATTCATAGATGTGATGAAAGATTCTAAAACAATCAGAGAGAAGACGAAAAAGGAACTTATAGGGAATCAAAACACCTATTCCATCAGAAGTATCAATAATAGAATTAAACGACTTCAAAAGGACTTAAATGGTTTGAATGAGAGAAGATTGGAACTGGATAAGAAGTTCTACATCAACGAACTCCCTAAGAAAAACTATCAAGTTCTTTCGGATACCATAACAGAAAAGGAAACATCAATAGAATCTCAGATTAAAGTTGAGGAACTCAAAATAAAACAACTCAGAAGTGATGAACAATGGATTGATTGGTTGGATGTTCACTTTAACCGATGGGAAGAAATAAGAAACCTAACTGAACTGAAGGATAAGAAGAAGGTACTCAATGAGTACATCCACGAAATCATTGTGAAAGATTATGATGATTCAACAAAGGAACATCACATTGAAATTCACTTCAGGATTCCTATCGTAAATGATAAAATTCATTTAGAAAAGAACAAAGATGGTAGTATTTCCAGGGATAAGAAAGGTCTTCGGAAATACAAAGTATTAGAGGGTGAGGGGAGTTTGAACAACCCTCTCACCCACCAGAAATTATTCGACGGTGACTGACTTCGCTAAGTTTCTAGGTTGATCGACATTACACCCTCTCATAACGGCAATGTGATAAGATAATAGTTGTAAGGGAATGTTTGCTAAAATTGGCACCAGTGGCTCGGCAACTTCAGGAACTTCAATAACGTAATCGGCTATTTCTTTTACCGTTACATCTCCTTTACTTACAATAGCGATAACAACACCATTTCGAGCTTTAACCTCTTGAATGTTGCTAACTACCTTTTCATAATGACCTTTTTTAGTAGCAATAACCACAATAGGCATATCTTCATCAATCAAGGCAATAGGGCCGTGCTTCATTTCTGCTGCCGGATAACCTTCAGCATGTATGTAAGATATCTCTTTCAGTTTAAGAGCTCCTTCCAATGCTACCGGGAAATTATAGCCTCTTCCTAAATATAAGAAGTTAGAGGCATTAACAAATTTCTTAGATAAGTCTTCGATGTATTCATTCATAGAAATCATACTCTCAACCTTTTTAGGGATAGACTCCAACTCAATTAACAGCTGTCTGAAATATTTCTTTGAAATTGTAGCTTTTTTCTTTGCTAAGAGCAAAGAAATTAAGGTTAACACCGTTACCTGAGCAGTAAATGCTTTTGTTGAAGCAACGCCAATTTCTGGACCGGCATGTGTATATGCACCTGAATGACTAAGTCTTGCAATGGACGAGCCCACCACATTACATATTGCCAATACTGTTGCCCCTCGTTCTTTAGCTAAACGCATAGCTGCTAGAGTGTCTGCTGTTTCACCAGATTGTGAAATTGCCAATACCACATCTTTTTCTGAAAGAATTGGGTTTCTATATCTAAATTCCGAAGCATATTCCACTTCAACATTTATACGAGCCAAATCTTCTAAGAGGTATTCCCCTATCAGTCCTGCATGCCAAGACGTACCACAAGCTACAATAATAATTCGGTTGGCATTGATAATTTTATCTGAGTATGCATCTATACCACTCATTTTAATTATACCTTCCTTACTGAGCAATCTACCCCTAATACTATCGGAAATAGATTTGGGTTGTTCAAAGATTTCTTTGAGCATAAAGTGTTCGTACTCTCCCTTTTCTATGGCTTCAAGATT
The sequence above is a segment of the Flavobacteriales bacterium genome. Coding sequences within it:
- the glmS gene encoding glutamine--fructose-6-phosphate transaminase (isomerizing), whose product is MCGIVGYLGHRQAYPILIKGLQRLEYRGYDSVGIALINDSGLTTYKKQGKVADLESYCEGKDIQSSVGIGHTRWATHGVPNDVNAHPHYSQNKKLAIIHNGIIENYDTIKEALIQRGHTFNSDTDTEVLIHLIEDIKNKGNSNLFEAVRLALNEVIGAYAIAVVSEDKPEEVIVARMGSPLVVGLGDNEYFIASDATPIVEYTKEVIYLEEGEIAKLSLSEEVELKTIENIEKTPFIQELELNLEAIEKGEYEHFMLKEIFEQPKSISDSIRGRLLSKEGIIKMSGIDAYSDKIINANRIIIVACGTSWHAGLIGEYLLEDLARINVEVEYASEFRYRNPILSEKDVVLAISQSGETADTLAAMRLAKERGATVLAICNVVGSSIARLSHSGAYTHAGPEIGVASTKAFTAQVTVLTLISLLLAKKKATISKKYFRQLLIELESIPKKVESMISMNEYIEDLSKKFVNASNFLYLGRGYNFPVALEGALKLKEISYIHAEGYPAAEMKHGPIALIDEDMPIVVIATKKGHYEKVVSNIQEVKARNGVVIAIVSKGDVTVKEIADYVIEVPEVAEPLVPILANIPLQLLSYHIAVMRGCNVDQPRNLAKSVTVE